In Quercus robur chromosome 11, dhQueRobu3.1, whole genome shotgun sequence, the following proteins share a genomic window:
- the LOC126705976 gene encoding auxin-responsive protein SAUR21-like has protein sequence MALLLPGILHAKQIIRRSVSGLAKNVPKGYIAVYVGEEQKKRFVVPISYLNKPSFQELLSKAEEEFGFHHPMGGLTIPCREDIFINITSRLSEF, from the coding sequence ATGGCTCTTCTATTGCCTGGTATTCTGCATGCTAAGCAGATTATCCGCAGGTCTGTTTCTGGTCTTGCTAAAAATGTTCCAAAAGGCTACATTGCAGTCTATGTTGGAGAGGAACAGAAGAAGCGGTTTGTGGTACCCATATCATACCTGAATAaaccttcatttcaagaattgCTAAGTAAGGCAGAGGAAGAATTTGGGTTTCATCATCCCATGGGTGGCCTTACAATTCCCTGCAGAGAAGACATCTTCATTAATATCACTTCTCGCTTAAGTGAATTTTAG
- the LOC126705977 gene encoding auxin-responsive protein SAUR21-like — translation MALLLPGILHAKQIIRRSVSGLAKNVPKGYIAVYVGEEQKKRFVVPISYLNQPSFQELLSKAEEEFGFHHPMGGLTIPCREDISSISLLA, via the coding sequence ATGGCTCTTCTATTGCCTGGTATTCTGCATGCTAAGCAGATTATCCGCAGGTCTGTTTCTGGTCTTGCTAAAAATGTTCCAAAAGGCTACATTGCAGTCTATGTTGGAGAGGAACAGAAGAAGCGGTTTGTGGTACCCATATCATACCTGAatcagccttcatttcaagaattgCTAAGTAAGGCAGAGGAAGAATTTGGGTTTCATCATCCCATGGGTGGCCTTACAATTCCCTGCAGAGAAGACATCTCATCAATATCACTTCTCGCTTAA
- the LOC126705975 gene encoding auxin-responsive protein SAUR21-like, whose protein sequence is MAIRVPAIMQVKQILRRSVLSSKEAAFTAKKVPKGYFAVYVGEEQKKRFILPISYLNEPSFQKLLSKVEDEFGFDHPMGGLTIPCGEDVFMDLTSRLNGS, encoded by the coding sequence ATGGCTATCCGAGTTCCTGCCATCATGCAAGTTAAGCAGATTCTCCGCAGGTCTGTTCTGAGTAGTAAAGAAGCAGCTTTTACGGCCAAGAAAGTTCCAAAAGGTTACTTTGCAGTCTATGTTGGAGAGGAACAGAAGAAGCGATTTATTCTACCTATATCATACCTGAATGAACCTTCATTCCAGAAGTTGCTTAGTAAAGTTGAGGACGAATTTGGATTTGATCATCCAATGGGTGGTCTAACAATTCCCTGTGGAGAAGATGTCTTCATGGATCTCACTTCTCGCTTAAATGGATCATGA